In a single window of the Coffea eugenioides isolate CCC68of chromosome 3, Ceug_1.0, whole genome shotgun sequence genome:
- the LOC113765080 gene encoding auxin-induced protein 22D, whose translation MEAIVAHENDLNLKATELRLGLPGTDESEKESASCTKNNKRSLPECAEESAKNDDLDAQHGDCEAAPAAKAQIVGWPPVRSYRKNSLQQKKAEAETGFYVKVSMDGAPYLRKIDLKVYKGYPELLKALEYMFKLTIGEYSEREGYRGSEYAPAYEDKDGDLMLVGDVPWEMFMSSCKKLRIMKGSEARGLGCGV comes from the exons ATGGAGGCCATTGTGGCTCATGAAAATGATCTGAATCTCAAGGCAACTGAGCTTAGGTTGGGGTTGCCAGGCACTGACGAGTCTGAGAAAGAATCAGCATCATGTACTAAGAATAACAAGAGAAGCTTGCCTGAGTGCGCTGAAGAAAGTGCAAAAAACGATGATCTTGATGCTCAACATGGCGACTGCGAAGCTGCACCTGCTGCCAA GGCACAGATCGTGGGGTGGCCACCAGTCAGGTCCTACAGGAAAAATAGTCTCCAACAAAAGAAGGCAGAAGCTGAGACTGGATTCTATGTCAAAGTGAGCATGGATGGAGCCCCTTATCTTAGAAAGATTGATCTGAAAGTATACAAGGGGTACCCGGAGCTCCTCAAAGCTTTGGAATATATGTTCAAACTCACAATAGGTGAGTATTCTGAGAGGGAAGGTTACAGAGGATCAGAATATGCACCTGCATATGAAGATAAAGATGGTGACTTGATGCTAGTTGGTGATGTTCCCTGGGA AATGTTTATGTCATCCTGCAAGAAACTGAGAATCATGAAAGGATCAGAAGCCAGAGGCCTGGGATGTGGGGTATGA